A single window of Vibrio stylophorae DNA harbors:
- the hflX gene encoding ribosome rescue GTPase HflX — translation MFDRYEAGEQAILVHINFNQQQDDGDDRDEFAMLVDSAGVSNLAMVTGNRQSPHPKYFVGEGKAQEIADAVRRFEADIVIFNHALSPAQERNLERLFQCRVVDRIGLILDIFAQRARTHEGKLQVELAQLRHLSTRLIRGWTHLERQKGGIGLRGPGETQLETDRRLLRERIKAILRRLDRVAKQREQGRRARNRAEIPTISLVGYTNAGKSTLFNRITEAGVYAADQLFATLDPTLRRIEVADVGTSVLADTVGFIRHLPHDLVAAFKATLQETREATLLLHVIDASDERFRENIDAVNVVLEEIEANEIPTLLVMNKIDALEQGEPRVDYDDEGVARTVWVSALTGDGISLLFDALSQRLRQNMVHYQLRIPPAACGRVRSRLCQLDCIVREEFEPDGSLLLEVRLAEADWQRLVKREDAELNSFILSH, via the coding sequence TTGTTTGACCGTTACGAAGCAGGTGAACAAGCGATTCTTGTTCATATCAACTTCAACCAACAACAAGATGATGGCGACGATCGTGATGAGTTCGCGATGCTGGTGGATTCAGCCGGCGTTAGCAATTTAGCCATGGTGACGGGTAACCGTCAGTCGCCTCATCCCAAGTATTTTGTTGGTGAAGGCAAAGCGCAAGAGATTGCAGATGCAGTAAGGCGCTTCGAAGCCGATATTGTTATCTTCAACCATGCGCTTTCGCCCGCACAAGAACGCAATTTAGAACGCCTATTTCAATGCCGAGTCGTTGACCGCATTGGATTGATTTTAGATATTTTTGCTCAGCGTGCACGTACCCATGAGGGTAAATTGCAGGTTGAACTGGCTCAGTTACGTCATCTGTCGACCCGCTTGATTCGCGGTTGGACGCACCTTGAGCGACAAAAAGGTGGGATTGGTCTGCGTGGCCCAGGGGAAACCCAGTTGGAAACGGACCGTCGATTGCTCCGCGAACGAATCAAAGCGATTTTACGTCGACTTGATCGTGTGGCGAAGCAACGCGAGCAGGGGCGCCGTGCGCGAAATCGTGCTGAGATTCCAACCATCTCTCTCGTTGGTTATACCAACGCAGGTAAATCCACCCTCTTTAACCGAATTACGGAAGCTGGCGTGTATGCCGCGGACCAACTTTTTGCGACGCTGGATCCGACCTTGCGTCGTATTGAAGTGGCCGATGTTGGCACCTCGGTGCTGGCTGATACCGTAGGCTTTATTCGTCATTTGCCCCATGATTTGGTGGCGGCGTTTAAAGCAACGCTTCAAGAAACGCGAGAAGCAACCTTACTACTGCATGTGATTGATGCCAGTGATGAGCGTTTTCGTGAAAACATTGATGCGGTCAATGTGGTTCTTGAAGAGATTGAAGCCAATGAGATTCCGACCTTATTGGTGATGAATAAAATTGATGCATTAGAGCAGGGTGAGCCTCGTGTCGACTATGACGATGAAGGGGTTGCGCGCACTGTTTGGGTTTCGGCTCTAACAGGGGATGGCATTTCACTACTGTTTGATGCGCTATCGCAGCGATTGCGCCAGAACATGGTGCATTATCAGTTGCGTATTCCACCGGCGGCGTGCGGTCGTGTCCGTAGTCGTCTGTGTCAGCTCGATTGTATTGTACGAGAAGAGTTTGAACCCGACGGCAGCCTGCTGCTGGAAGTCCGTTTGGCCGAAGCTGATTGGCAGCGATTGGTGAAACGAGAAGACGCAGAACTGAATAGCTTTATCCTGTCTCATTAG
- the mutL gene encoding DNA mismatch repair endonuclease MutL — MPIRILPARLANQIAAGEVVERPASVVKELVENSLDAGATRIDIDIEKGGSQLIRIRDNGCGIEKDELELALSRHATSKIHHLDDLEAITSLGFRGEALASVSSVSRLTLTSRPAHQSEAWSAIAEGRDMAVRLLPAAHPVGSTVEVADLFFNTPARRKFLRTDKTEFQHIDELLKRIALSREQVTFTLSHNGKSVRQYRAANNEVMQRRRLAAICGQAFAEQALQLSWQQAELSIHGWVGEPNIARAQPDVQYCYVNGRMMRDKVINHAIRQAYDGLLNAEQYPCYVLFIELSPHDVDVNVHPAKHEVRFHQARLVHDFIFQAVFEALREVKSQAQPLDLLPKQDQPEQPYYPHQAASVFAPKASASQVFVHKASETKTSQTAQSPQVRESASSYQASRSMSSSGSVKSAGFEGAKHPAGTSNQVVSALYQQLFSTPPHTAVREHEVAALVETSATAHQERRAISGQAHIAHDAPLGEPVAILAEGRVLLRSQSHWHLMNSQRAQQWAILAELYHGLAQGLKPQPLLIPMSLSLTQAQVESAQRNLSWLAQFGIGLECQSKQVIVQTVCQPLRHHPIEHWLPRLLTELASHSSVLDEATSQTILQHLVQQLAVPMPANMAQVVSLLSDLEQRWHRQLSQQSAAFLHSIDEQALIRFFEHDA; from the coding sequence ATTGCCGCAGGGGAAGTGGTCGAGCGACCCGCCTCTGTGGTTAAAGAGCTAGTTGAAAATAGCCTTGATGCGGGCGCGACACGTATCGATATCGATATCGAAAAGGGCGGTAGCCAGCTGATTCGCATTCGTGACAATGGCTGCGGTATTGAAAAAGATGAATTGGAGCTGGCGCTCAGTCGCCATGCGACCTCAAAAATCCACCATCTTGATGATTTAGAGGCGATCACCAGCCTCGGTTTTCGTGGTGAGGCTTTGGCCTCGGTCAGCTCGGTTTCTCGCTTAACGCTAACTTCTCGCCCTGCGCATCAATCGGAAGCTTGGTCTGCCATTGCTGAAGGGCGTGATATGGCGGTGCGCTTATTACCAGCTGCGCACCCTGTGGGTAGTACTGTGGAAGTGGCCGATCTTTTCTTCAATACGCCAGCGCGCCGCAAATTTCTACGAACTGATAAAACTGAGTTTCAGCATATTGATGAGCTGCTCAAGCGCATTGCTTTAAGTCGCGAGCAGGTGACATTTACGCTGTCGCACAATGGCAAATCCGTACGGCAGTATCGCGCGGCCAACAATGAAGTGATGCAGCGGCGACGATTGGCTGCGATTTGCGGCCAAGCCTTTGCTGAGCAAGCGTTGCAACTCAGCTGGCAACAAGCGGAGCTCAGCATTCATGGTTGGGTTGGTGAGCCTAATATTGCGCGCGCTCAGCCTGATGTGCAGTACTGCTATGTGAATGGTCGAATGATGCGTGACAAAGTCATTAATCATGCCATTCGCCAAGCCTATGATGGTTTACTCAATGCCGAGCAGTATCCCTGCTATGTATTGTTTATTGAGTTATCGCCGCATGATGTCGACGTCAATGTGCATCCAGCCAAACATGAAGTGCGTTTTCATCAAGCGCGCTTGGTGCATGATTTTATTTTCCAAGCCGTCTTTGAAGCGTTGCGAGAGGTGAAAAGCCAAGCGCAACCTTTGGATTTGTTACCCAAGCAGGATCAACCAGAACAGCCTTATTATCCGCATCAAGCGGCAAGCGTCTTTGCGCCTAAAGCATCTGCGTCCCAGGTATTTGTGCACAAGGCATCTGAGACCAAGACGTCACAAACTGCGCAATCGCCTCAGGTGCGAGAGTCGGCATCTTCCTATCAGGCAAGTCGTTCGATGTCATCTTCAGGCTCGGTTAAGAGCGCGGGATTCGAAGGTGCAAAGCATCCGGCGGGGACTTCAAACCAAGTGGTGAGCGCGCTGTATCAGCAGCTTTTTTCTACACCGCCGCACACAGCAGTGCGTGAACATGAAGTCGCAGCATTAGTTGAGACAAGCGCAACAGCGCATCAAGAAAGGCGCGCTATCAGCGGTCAGGCACATATCGCGCATGATGCCCCATTGGGAGAGCCGGTAGCGATTTTAGCTGAGGGGCGCGTCTTATTGCGCAGCCAAAGTCATTGGCATTTGATGAATAGCCAAAGAGCGCAGCAATGGGCGATTTTGGCTGAGCTTTATCATGGTCTTGCGCAGGGGTTAAAACCACAGCCGCTTCTGATTCCAATGAGTTTGTCTTTAACTCAAGCTCAAGTTGAAAGCGCGCAGCGCAATTTATCCTGGTTGGCACAATTTGGTATCGGTTTAGAATGCCAAAGCAAACAAGTGATCGTACAAACGGTATGCCAACCGCTTCGCCACCATCCGATTGAGCACTGGCTACCCCGATTACTCACGGAACTTGCATCGCATTCATCGGTCTTAGATGAGGCGACAAGTCAGACTATTTTACAACATCTTGTTCAGCAATTAGCTGTGCCAATGCCTGCCAATATGGCGCAAGTGGTGTCGCTACTGAGCGATCTTGAGCAGCGCTGGCACCGACAATTAAGTCAGCAATCTGCCGCTTTTTTGCATAGCATTGATGAACAAGCATTGATTCGATTTTTTGAACATGACGCATAA
- the miaA gene encoding tRNA (adenosine(37)-N6)-dimethylallyltransferase MiaA: MTHNLPTAIFLMGPTASGKTGLAIELRKRLPVEIISVDSALIYRGMDIGTAKPDAAEQAAAPHRLIDILDPAQSYSAADFRGDALAQMATIVAEGKIPLLVGGTMLYFKALLQGLSPLPAADAEVRAEIERQASEHGWQVLHDELKVIDPVSAARIHPNDPQRLSRALEVFRISGKTLTELTATQGEPLPYNVKQFAIAPQDRAVLHHRIELRFQQMMAAGFEQEVRALFQRGDLHPDLPSIRCVGYRQMWDYLAGECSRDEAIYKGICATRQLAKRQITWLRSWDNLTWLDSADEAQALQMITNSLSQ; the protein is encoded by the coding sequence ATGACGCATAATTTACCCACCGCGATTTTTTTAATGGGGCCAACGGCTTCAGGTAAAACAGGTCTAGCGATTGAATTGAGAAAACGCCTTCCTGTTGAGATTATTAGTGTCGATTCGGCACTGATTTATCGCGGTATGGATATTGGTACCGCAAAGCCGGATGCGGCAGAGCAAGCCGCGGCACCACATCGATTAATTGATATTCTCGATCCGGCGCAAAGTTATTCAGCCGCCGATTTTCGAGGTGATGCCTTAGCGCAGATGGCGACCATTGTCGCAGAGGGAAAAATTCCTCTGTTGGTGGGTGGTACAATGTTGTATTTCAAGGCATTATTGCAGGGACTTTCGCCCCTACCCGCAGCGGATGCTGAGGTACGAGCGGAAATCGAACGCCAAGCCAGTGAACATGGATGGCAGGTATTGCATGATGAGCTCAAGGTGATCGATCCGGTATCTGCTGCACGGATTCACCCAAATGATCCGCAACGATTATCGAGAGCATTGGAAGTTTTCCGTATTTCAGGTAAAACTTTAACTGAGCTCACTGCAACGCAAGGAGAGCCTCTACCTTATAACGTGAAGCAATTTGCTATCGCGCCACAGGATAGGGCTGTGCTGCACCATCGGATTGAACTTCGTTTTCAGCAGATGATGGCAGCGGGTTTTGAGCAAGAAGTACGGGCGCTGTTTCAGCGCGGTGATCTACACCCCGATCTTCCATCGATTCGTTGTGTGGGTTATCGCCAAATGTGGGACTACCTTGCGGGGGAGTGTTCACGTGATGAAGCAATTTACAAAGGTATTTGCGCCACCCGTCAGCTTGCTAAACGGCAAATTACTTGGCTTCGTAGCTGGGATAATTTGACTTGGTTGGACAGCGCTGATGAAGCCCAAGCGTTACAAATGATCACAAACTCACTCAGTCAGTGA
- a CDS encoding DUF2065 domain-containing protein, with amino-acid sequence MQFWLCVLATVVIIETLLPALAPRKWQMLLLQFIQLPASKIRMGSLLLMLLGWLLLMWCGPAGSV; translated from the coding sequence ATGCAGTTTTGGCTTTGTGTGTTGGCTACGGTTGTGATTATTGAAACCTTACTACCTGCGCTTGCCCCGCGAAAATGGCAGATGCTGCTATTACAGTTCATTCAACTACCGGCGTCGAAAATTCGAATGGGATCCTTACTGCTGATGCTGCTTGGTTGGCTGCTTTTAATGTGGTGCGGGCCAGCAGGGAGCGTTTAA
- the motX gene encoding flagellar protein MotX: MKLRTLIFAMLFSTTAHALTEVGPAVEIYSEDQLLRQFATNAHLKQVKADDCQLVQDIQARALRVDYPAYQFLWGDMLTWGVCVDRDVEQGLYYIELAAQQGLPDALEQLGRYYAHGTLVQKDRERAIPYLREAASLGSVKARILLAQLLLDDVGSPLDYEDAYRWLYHTVTDDRKTHRQIAMLRNGLERRMPANIVARAKKRDTYW; this comes from the coding sequence ATGAAGCTTCGAACCTTAATATTTGCCATGCTGTTTTCGACCACAGCGCACGCCTTAACCGAGGTGGGGCCTGCTGTTGAAATCTATAGCGAAGACCAATTGCTCAGACAATTCGCCACCAATGCGCATTTAAAGCAGGTGAAAGCGGATGACTGCCAGTTGGTGCAAGATATTCAGGCGCGTGCTTTACGTGTGGATTATCCAGCTTATCAATTTCTTTGGGGCGACATGCTGACTTGGGGTGTGTGCGTAGATCGTGATGTTGAGCAGGGCCTTTACTATATTGAATTGGCTGCGCAGCAAGGTCTGCCCGATGCACTAGAGCAGTTGGGTCGTTATTACGCGCATGGCACTTTGGTGCAAAAGGACCGTGAACGTGCGATTCCTTATCTGCGTGAAGCGGCATCTTTAGGGAGTGTCAAAGCCCGTATTTTATTGGCGCAACTCTTGCTGGATGACGTGGGTAGCCCGCTCGATTATGAAGATGCTTATCGTTGGTTGTATCATACCGTGACCGATGATCGAAAGACGCATCGACAAATTGCCATGCTTCGTAATGGGCTTGAGCGGCGAATGCCTGCCAATATTGTGGCGCGAGCGAAAAAGCGTGATACCTATTGGT
- the hfq gene encoding RNA chaperone Hfq, which yields MAKGQSLQDPFLNALRRERIPVSIYLVNGIKLQGQVESFDQFVILLKNTVSQMVYKHAISTVVPARPVNHHTNGDRPATGDRSQDKTEE from the coding sequence ATGGCTAAGGGGCAATCTTTACAAGACCCATTTTTGAACGCGCTTCGTCGTGAGCGTATTCCCGTTTCAATCTATTTGGTAAACGGTATTAAGCTTCAAGGACAAGTAGAGTCTTTTGATCAATTCGTCATTCTGCTGAAAAACACCGTGAGCCAAATGGTGTATAAGCATGCAATTTCTACTGTTGTTCCAGCACGTCCGGTCAACCACCACACTAATGGTGATCGTCCAGCGACTGGCGATCGTAGCCAAGATAAAACTGAAGAATAA
- the hflC gene encoding protease modulator HflC: protein MRKLLLPLVVVLVAVLLSSMFTVQEGQRSFVIRFGKILKNDQNQDVLYEPGLHFKLPFIDTVRTMDARIQTMDDQADRFVTVEKKDVIIDSYVKWKIENFGKFYLATGGNFAQAQRILMVKLSNSLRAQIGGLTIKEIVSEKREQVMQNVLDGIDPSGLTPEEKETMLKANPDAFKGLRQSALDDLGIRVVDLRVKRINLPDQINESIYKRMRAERQSVAAFHRATGKKLAEEITAAADLEVATIMAKADRDARTIRGQADATAAEIYANAYTQDTDFFEFLRSLQAYEASFNNKSDVLVLDGETDFFRYMKDSQGK from the coding sequence ATGCGTAAGTTACTTCTACCTTTGGTGGTAGTGCTGGTGGCGGTTCTGCTTTCTTCAATGTTTACTGTTCAAGAAGGCCAACGCAGCTTTGTGATTCGTTTTGGTAAGATCTTGAAAAACGATCAAAACCAAGATGTGCTCTATGAGCCTGGCTTGCACTTTAAACTGCCGTTTATCGATACTGTTCGCACCATGGATGCACGTATTCAAACCATGGATGATCAGGCGGACCGTTTTGTGACCGTCGAGAAAAAAGACGTGATCATCGATTCTTACGTGAAGTGGAAAATCGAAAACTTTGGTAAGTTCTACCTTGCAACGGGCGGCAATTTTGCCCAAGCACAGCGCATTTTGATGGTAAAACTTTCAAACAGCTTGCGTGCTCAGATCGGTGGTTTAACGATTAAAGAGATCGTTTCTGAAAAACGTGAACAAGTAATGCAAAATGTGTTGGACGGGATTGATCCTTCAGGTCTCACACCTGAAGAGAAAGAAACCATGCTCAAAGCCAACCCTGATGCATTTAAAGGTTTACGTCAAAGTGCCTTAGACGATCTTGGTATTCGCGTTGTTGACTTGCGTGTGAAGCGTATTAACTTGCCTGATCAGATTAACGAATCGATCTACAAGCGTATGCGTGCAGAGCGTCAAAGTGTGGCGGCTTTCCACCGCGCAACCGGTAAGAAGCTAGCTGAGGAGATCACGGCTGCAGCCGACCTTGAAGTGGCAACCATTATGGCCAAAGCTGACCGTGACGCTCGTACTATTCGTGGTCAAGCAGATGCGACAGCAGCTGAAATCTATGCCAATGCTTATACACAAGATACCGATTTCTTCGAATTCTTGCGCTCACTTCAAGCCTACGAGGCGAGCTTTAACAACAAGAGCGATGTACTGGTACTTGATGGTGAAACGGACTTCTTCCGTTATATGAAAGACAGTCAAGGCAAGTAA
- a CDS encoding adenylosuccinate synthase, translating to MGNNVVVLGTQWGDEGKGKIVDLLTEDAKYVVRYQGGHNAGHTLVIDGEKTVLHLIPSGILRENVKCIIGNGVVLSPDALIKEMSELEARGVPVRERLFLSEACPLILPYHVALDAAREKARGKKAIGTTGRGIGPAYEDKVARRGLRVGDLLDREAFAAKLKEVMELHNFQLEHFYKAEPVSYDEVLEQVMSQADLLTSMIIDVTSELDAAHKADEKIMFEGAQGTLLDIDHGTYPYVTSSNTTAGGVAAGSGFGPRHLGYILGIVKAYCTRVGAGPFPTELEDEVGNHLGTVGHEFGATTGRKRRCGWFDAVALRRAVQINSISGFCLTKLDVLDGLKELKICTGYQLADGTVVDVSPMAADAYDHITPIYETMPGWSETTFGAKTIDALPQAALDYIKRIEELTGIPVDIISTGPDRNETIIKVHPFAK from the coding sequence ATGGGTAACAACGTAGTCGTTTTGGGCACCCAGTGGGGTGACGAAGGTAAAGGGAAGATCGTCGATCTTCTAACTGAAGATGCAAAATATGTGGTTCGCTATCAAGGCGGTCACAATGCAGGTCATACGCTAGTCATTGACGGTGAAAAAACCGTACTTCATTTGATTCCATCCGGTATTCTTCGTGAAAATGTAAAATGCATCATTGGTAATGGTGTTGTACTTTCTCCAGACGCGCTGATCAAAGAGATGAGCGAGCTTGAAGCACGTGGTGTACCAGTTCGTGAGCGTTTGTTCCTTTCTGAAGCATGTCCTCTAATTCTGCCTTATCACGTAGCACTAGATGCAGCGCGTGAAAAAGCACGTGGCAAAAAAGCAATCGGCACCACAGGTCGTGGTATCGGTCCTGCCTATGAAGATAAAGTGGCTCGCCGCGGTCTTCGTGTTGGTGACCTACTTGACCGTGAAGCATTTGCAGCCAAGCTAAAAGAAGTAATGGAACTTCATAACTTCCAACTAGAGCATTTCTACAAAGCTGAACCAGTTAGCTATGACGAAGTTCTAGAGCAAGTGATGAGCCAAGCTGATTTGCTAACTTCAATGATTATCGACGTGACTAGCGAGCTTGATGCTGCGCATAAAGCGGACGAGAAAATCATGTTTGAAGGCGCGCAAGGCACACTTCTTGATATCGACCATGGTACCTATCCATATGTAACCTCTTCAAACACCACTGCGGGTGGCGTTGCTGCAGGTTCAGGTTTTGGTCCACGTCACCTTGGTTATATTCTAGGTATCGTAAAAGCATACTGTACTCGCGTTGGCGCAGGTCCATTCCCAACTGAACTTGAAGATGAAGTTGGGAATCACCTAGGTACAGTGGGTCATGAGTTTGGTGCAACCACTGGTCGTAAACGCCGCTGTGGTTGGTTCGATGCAGTTGCACTGCGTCGCGCAGTTCAAATCAACTCAATCTCTGGTTTCTGCTTGACCAAGCTTGACGTTCTTGATGGTTTGAAAGAGCTGAAGATCTGTACTGGTTACCAGCTTGCTGACGGTACTGTGGTTGATGTATCACCAATGGCTGCTGATGCCTATGATCACATCACCCCAATCTACGAAACCATGCCTGGTTGGAGTGAGACGACTTTCGGTGCGAAAACTATCGATGCATTGCCACAAGCAGCATTGGATTATATCAAGCGCATTGAAGAGTTGACTGGTATTCCAGTTGATATTATCTCGACCGGTCCTGACCGTAACGAGACCATCATTAAAGTGCATCCATTTGCCAAATAA
- the hflK gene encoding FtsH protease activity modulator HflK: MAWNEPGNNNNDPGKDPWKNNRGGRDQGPPDLDEFFSNLSRKFGGLFGGGNKRGGRQSGGAGMGGIAALFGVALVVWGLFGFYTVGEAERGVVTRFGAYKETVMPGLNWRPLWIDDVTKVNISEIRSLHVGPANQQRVRPSELMLTKDENVVVIGMTVQYKVVTPRDYLYNVTNADDSLRQATDSALRAVIGDNTMDDIITKERQKIRDNTLITINDIIKPYNMGLEIIDVSFEAARPPAEVQEAFDDAIKAREDEQQVQDLAKAYRNKVVPEAEGTAERVRREADAYAERIVNGAQGDVQRFVKLLPEYRQAPEVTRERLYLETMERIYARTSKVLIDAKASGNLLYMPLDQMMKQEQHTAVKPQHGVLPKPTPSVHHTSPAPVTQVQQSTSTQPRRY; this comes from the coding sequence ATGGCGTGGAATGAGCCCGGAAACAATAATAACGATCCCGGCAAGGATCCGTGGAAAAATAACCGTGGTGGCCGCGATCAGGGTCCACCAGATTTAGATGAGTTTTTCAGTAATCTCAGCCGTAAATTTGGTGGTTTGTTCGGTGGTGGCAACAAACGTGGTGGTCGTCAATCTGGCGGTGCTGGAATGGGCGGAATCGCTGCACTGTTCGGTGTTGCATTGGTGGTATGGGGCCTCTTCGGTTTCTATACCGTTGGTGAAGCTGAGCGTGGTGTAGTTACACGTTTTGGTGCCTATAAAGAGACAGTGATGCCGGGTCTAAACTGGCGTCCGTTATGGATTGATGATGTGACTAAGGTCAACATCAGTGAGATTCGTTCGCTGCATGTGGGACCTGCCAACCAGCAACGTGTACGTCCAAGTGAGCTGATGCTGACTAAAGATGAAAACGTCGTGGTGATTGGCATGACCGTTCAATACAAAGTAGTGACCCCGCGTGATTACTTGTACAACGTGACCAATGCTGATGATAGCTTGCGCCAAGCAACCGATTCAGCGTTGCGTGCGGTGATTGGTGATAACACCATGGACGATATCATTACCAAAGAGCGTCAAAAGATTCGTGATAATACGCTGATTACCATCAATGACATTATCAAGCCATATAACATGGGCTTAGAAATCATTGATGTGAGTTTTGAAGCAGCGCGCCCACCGGCAGAAGTTCAAGAAGCCTTTGATGATGCGATTAAAGCACGTGAAGATGAGCAGCAAGTCCAAGACTTAGCAAAAGCTTACCGTAACAAGGTGGTACCTGAAGCTGAAGGTACGGCAGAGCGTGTTCGTCGTGAAGCGGATGCCTATGCAGAACGCATTGTGAATGGTGCCCAAGGTGATGTGCAGCGCTTCGTGAAGCTGTTGCCTGAATATCGTCAAGCGCCAGAAGTTACTCGCGAGCGTCTTTACCTTGAAACCATGGAACGTATTTATGCGCGTACCAGCAAGGTGCTGATTGATGCGAAAGCGTCAGGTAATCTGCTGTATATGCCTCTGGATCAGATGATGAAGCAAGAACAACACACAGCGGTGAAACCGCAACATGGTGTGTTGCCTAAACCGACGCCATCGGTACATCACACGAGTCCAGCACCGGTAACTCAGGTGCAGCAAAGCACGTCAACGCAGCCAAGGAGATATTAA